The genomic DNA AGGATCTGAGGTCGGTGACCCGGGACAGGCCCGGGCCGGGTGAGGACTGCACTCGGCTGCTGCAGGAGCCGATCAGCTGCGAGGCCCGGGTGGTCAGTCCGGTGAGAGGTCGTCGATCTCCCCGTGCAGCCGGGCGATGGTGCTCTCGAGCTGCTTGATCCGCCGGGTGAGCTCGGCGATCTTGGCGTCCTTGTGGCGTAGCCGCAGATGCATTCCCGCGATGACCCCGGCGTCAGGATCGGCCGCTCCCTGCGGCGGCCCGGCCACAGCTGAGCCGCCGGCGGGACGATCGGGCGCTCTGGCGGTCCGGCGTTGGCGGTGGATCTTCTCGAGCAGCTTCTCGTGCCGGTAGACGGTGGCGCGGGCCAGACCGGCCCGGCGGGCGACGGCCGCGACGCTGATGGCCTCACCGTCGCGGCGCATCTGCTTGAGCGCCTTCTCGATGCTGCGCCTGGACTCCTCGGATCGGGATGCGGCACTGTCGGCCAGCGCGGTGAGCGAGGCTTCGTTGGCCGTCATGATTCGCCCGCCCGGCCCACCATCTCGCCGCCGTCCTCGCGGGCGTCGTTGATGCCGCGGCGATCGGTATCGATCCCGGGGGCGGCGCGGAGCGCCGATTCGTGGCTTCCGCGGGTCTGGATCTGCAGGATCGGCAGCCGATCGGCGGCGCCGGCGCCGGTCACCGTCGCGGTGTCTGCGGAGCTCGTGCCCGCTGATGCGTCGTCCTCGGCTGCGGTGAGGCGGGCGATGATCTGCTCGAGGGAATGCAGCTCCCGCAGCCGCTGGTGCACCCAGATGTTGTCATCGGTGAGGGTCCGGCCGGTCCGGGCGTGGAACTGCTCGCGGCGGACCTGCAGCAGGGCGGTGGTCGCGGCGTGCTGGGAGCGCAGCTCATCGAGGTGCGAGAGGTCGGTGGCG from Tsukamurella paurometabola includes the following:
- a CDS encoding DUF6262 family protein — protein: MTANEASLTALADSAASRSEESRRSIEKALKQMRRDGEAISVAAVARRAGLARATVYRHEKLLEKIHRQRRTARAPDRPAGGSAVAGPPQGAADPDAGVIAGMHLRLRHKDAKIAELTRRIKQLESTIARLHGEIDDLSPD